A stretch of DNA from Gottschalkia acidurici 9a:
ATAAAAAGACCACCGGATAATATGATTAATTCCTTGATCTCATTTGTAAATAGCTTAATATACACAACTGTATTGTCTGAGATATATAAAACCCAACTTAATCCAACAATAAGCTATTTGCATGAGCCTGGTACAAAGCGATTTTCACTTTGTCTAGATATAGCGGAAATATTTAAACCGCTTATAGGAGATAGAATGATATTTTCACTTCTGAATAAAAATCAAATAACAGATAATGATTTTGAAAGAGAATCGAATTTCTTGTATATAAAAGATAGTGGGAAGAAAAAAATACTTATGGAATATGATAAACGTCTCAGTAAAACTATAGCACATAGAGATTTAGGTAGAGATGTATCTTATAGATATCTTATGAGACTGGAGTGTTATAAGTTGATAAAGCATATAATAGGAGAAAAAGAGTATGAAGGTTTTAAGATTTGGTGGTGATTTTGTATGTACGTTGTTCTAATGTATGATATACTAACAGATGAGGGTGGAGCGAGAGTACACAGAAATACATTTAAGATATGCAAAAGGTATTTAACTCATATACAGAAATCTGTATTTGAAGGCAACTTAACGGAACTCAATTTAATGAAATTGAGAAAAGAATTAAGTGAGCACATAAGAGATAATAAAGATTCACTAATAATATTTAAAAGCAGAGATGAAAAGTGGCTAACTAAAGAGTTTATAGGATTAAAAGATGATAAAACATCTAATTTTTTTTAAAAGGGGGATGTCGATCTGTAGTAGTGTAAAAAATACTAAGGATAGACAACCCTAGAGAAGATCTAATTTATAAATGGTTTTATATGAAAATTAATGTGAAAACATATGTTACTCTGATAGAAAAAGGACACATAGACAGAAAGTTTAATTGTGGCCTAGATAAATAGATGAATAGATCAAAACGGGCATTAATAGAACTAAAGTAGAATGTAAATATTCTTTAATTCTCTATATTTTTTTTGCTTATACTCGCATTAATAGAACTAAAGTAGAATGTAAATACTCCTAATAATTCTATAGCTTCTTTTAGTTGTTCGGCATTAATAGAACTAAAGTAGAATGTAAATATTTTTTCAAAATCATATTTTGCAGTAAGGCCATTTGGCATTAATAGAACTAAAGTAGAATGTAAATGGATAAACACTAGCCAAATGACTAGGAGAAAAAACAGCATTAATAGAACTAAAGTAGAATGTAAATTTCATTGCCATCTCTGATGAAGCTAATGTACTTATCGCATTAATAGAACTAAAGTAGAATGTAAATATCCATCATACAATTCATCAAATGTAAATTGATCCTTGCATTAATAGAACTAAAGTAGAATGTAAATGTTAGAATTGATGAATTATCAAGACAGGATCTTGACGGCATTAATAGAACTAAAGTAGAATGTAAATCCACATTAGAGGTTTAATTGATAAGGTGCATACTTTGCATTAATAGAACTAAAGTAGAATGTAAATCTTGAAAGAGATTTTAATTGTCTCTTTGCTTCTTGAAGCATTAATAGAACTAAAGTAGAATGTAAATAAAATTTAAACACCCACTAAGTCTTTCATACTTACTG
This window harbors:
- the cas2 gene encoding CRISPR-associated endonuclease Cas2, giving the protein MYVVLMYDILTDEGGARVHRNTFKICKRYLTHIQKSVFEGNLTELNLMKLRKELSEHIRDNKDSLIIFKSRDEKWLTKEFIGLKDDKTSNFF